A single genomic interval of uncultured Desulfobacter sp. harbors:
- a CDS encoding 1-acyl-sn-glycerol-3-phosphate acyltransferase yields the protein MSLFAPIKNLVSATRKKIRELIAFLLKYSHDYYSSFYPGTQSFIVGKILNHLVNKISIDNNSLERIKNTAPGSIVVFACKNKHMFDFLYFHTLLRPMNCPYPELSFDLRFVFLLPVKQLGRIILSHLDYFFHHFNFKDIYSSGYARKMLLDNRAGFISLIEEDEFYNRFIRSTPDPLFHLIELQKQTDKSVVIVPEDIIYITKPMHKNPSLGDILFGTHEKPGRIKRIFTMLRQPERIRVEVARPVNLKEFLARPEIQRLDSEFQTHRLRSLLVDILNRQRKSITGPVLKSRQEITEDILNRKSLREFLAAYADKTGAPLRKVNKKAAAYIDEIAANYSLRVINVLNWLFTWVFKNIFEGISVSQDEINTMRETYSKAPLILIPCHKSHLDYLLLPYVMFKNNMPCPHIAAGKNLSFWPLGPIFRGAGAFFLRRTFKGAELYTRIFAAYIEKLLYEGFNIKIYIEGGRSRTGKVLPPKTGGLSMIIRAFLSGACEDLYFVPIYVGYDRVLEEDAYLKEIEGGKKTPENLKGLLNTRKFLKRKYGKVYLKFDTPISMNTYMEEKGVNLKKTSDEEFSRFVKEFGYKLISAINDNTVATPHGIVASGILNCSESTFTKKQMFARVNTYMNHLIFHGAYLSDTLMIDPDSAFNSVIENFLSRNFIELADEDEDGITDTTMLIVKHNKRPVLDYYKNSVICFFVPAAYTAAAIIETDRFKFDMQDLVSRYHFLQKLFTDEFSFDEEITAQEQISKALKGFINEGILVPDPQFADTFNLTSEGLRKLKWFAAFLIPFFESYMTCLVFLEKEKTDKYDVKERAKKLLSFGNKLYKRNQVIRKESLSLINYSNAVNYFAKNDINGSGDQERIDQYKEILDLLSRRISS from the coding sequence ATGAGTTTGTTTGCACCAATAAAAAACCTGGTCTCAGCTACCAGAAAGAAAATACGTGAATTAATAGCATTTCTGCTTAAATACTCCCACGATTACTATTCAAGTTTTTATCCAGGCACCCAAAGCTTTATTGTCGGAAAAATACTGAACCATCTTGTTAATAAAATCAGTATAGACAACAACAGCCTTGAACGAATAAAAAACACAGCTCCGGGGTCAATTGTTGTGTTTGCCTGTAAAAACAAACATATGTTTGATTTTTTATATTTTCATACCCTTTTAAGACCCATGAACTGTCCGTACCCTGAGCTGAGTTTTGACTTACGGTTTGTCTTTCTTCTGCCCGTAAAACAGCTTGGACGTATCATTCTTTCCCATTTAGACTATTTTTTTCACCATTTCAATTTCAAGGATATCTATTCCAGCGGATATGCCCGAAAAATGCTTTTGGATAACCGGGCAGGTTTCATAAGCCTTATTGAAGAGGATGAATTTTATAACAGATTTATCAGGTCAACACCGGATCCTTTATTTCATCTGATTGAATTGCAGAAGCAAACAGACAAGTCGGTTGTCATTGTGCCCGAAGATATTATATATATCACCAAGCCCATGCACAAAAATCCAAGCCTCGGGGATATTTTATTCGGCACCCATGAAAAACCCGGGCGCATCAAAAGAATTTTCACCATGCTGCGGCAACCGGAAAGAATTCGGGTAGAAGTAGCACGGCCCGTAAATTTGAAAGAATTCTTAGCCCGGCCTGAAATCCAGCGTCTTGATTCGGAATTCCAGACCCATCGGCTTAGAAGTCTGCTCGTGGATATCCTGAACCGCCAGCGCAAAAGTATCACCGGTCCCGTGCTTAAATCCCGTCAGGAGATCACCGAGGACATTCTTAACCGAAAATCCTTAAGAGAATTTCTGGCTGCTTATGCAGACAAAACCGGAGCGCCTTTGAGAAAGGTAAACAAAAAGGCGGCTGCCTATATCGATGAAATTGCAGCCAATTACAGTTTAAGGGTTATAAATGTTTTAAACTGGCTTTTCACCTGGGTATTCAAAAACATATTTGAGGGAATTTCCGTATCCCAGGATGAGATCAACACGATGCGGGAGACTTACAGCAAAGCCCCGCTGATTCTAATTCCCTGCCATAAAAGCCACCTTGATTATCTGCTTTTACCCTATGTCATGTTCAAAAATAATATGCCCTGCCCCCATATTGCGGCGGGCAAAAACCTTTCCTTCTGGCCTCTTGGACCGATATTCAGGGGTGCCGGCGCGTTTTTCCTGCGCCGGACCTTCAAGGGAGCGGAATTGTATACCCGTATTTTTGCAGCATATATCGAAAAACTGCTCTATGAAGGTTTTAACATCAAAATTTATATTGAGGGCGGCAGAAGCCGGACGGGAAAAGTACTGCCCCCGAAAACCGGGGGGCTGTCCATGATTATCCGGGCATTTTTAAGCGGTGCCTGTGAAGATCTTTATTTTGTGCCCATTTATGTGGGGTATGACAGGGTTCTGGAAGAAGACGCCTATCTAAAGGAAATCGAAGGCGGCAAAAAAACACCTGAAAACCTAAAAGGCCTGTTGAACACAAGAAAGTTTTTAAAAAGAAAATACGGCAAAGTCTATCTTAAATTTGACACACCGATTTCCATGAACACGTATATGGAAGAAAAAGGAGTTAATCTCAAAAAGACCAGTGACGAAGAGTTCAGTCGCTTTGTCAAAGAATTCGGATACAAATTGATCAGTGCCATCAATGACAATACCGTTGCTACACCCCACGGTATCGTCGCCTCAGGCATCCTTAACTGCTCTGAAAGCACGTTTACAAAAAAACAGATGTTTGCCCGGGTAAACACTTATATGAATCATCTTATTTTTCACGGGGCGTATCTTTCCGACACATTGATGATTGACCCGGACAGTGCCTTTAATTCGGTCATTGAAAATTTTCTTTCCAGAAATTTCATTGAGCTTGCAGATGAAGACGAGGATGGCATCACAGACACCACCATGCTCATTGTCAAGCACAACAAAAGACCGGTCCTGGACTACTATAAGAACTCGGTCATCTGTTTCTTTGTACCGGCTGCCTATACAGCCGCAGCCATTATAGAAACAGACCGGTTTAAGTTTGACATGCAGGACCTTGTATCCAGGTATCACTTTTTGCAAAAACTGTTCACGGATGAATTTTCATTTGATGAAGAAATTACGGCACAAGAGCAAATCTCAAAGGCGTTAAAAGGCTTTATCAACGAGGGGATTCTCGTGCCTGACCCCCAATTTGCCGACACCTTTAACCTGACATCGGAAGGGCTGAGAAAATTAAAATGGTTTGCAGCCTTTCTCATTCCCTTTTTCGAATCTTATATGACCTGTCTTGTCTTCCTGGAAAAAGAAAAGACAGATAAATATGATGTTAAAGAGCGCGCAAAAAAGCTGCTTTCCTTCGGCAATAAACTGTATAAACGCAACCAGGTGATCCGAAAGGAATCCTTGTCCCTGATCAATTACAGCAATGCCGTGAACTATTTTGCCAAAAACGACATCAACGGTTCCGGGGATCAGGAACGCATAGACCAGTACAAGGAGATCCTTGATCTGCTTTCCAGACGAATCTCAAGCTAA
- a CDS encoding sugar phosphate nucleotidyltransferase has product MKALILAAGLGTRLLPYTQHLPKPLFTINGRPVLDYAVKNLLDAGCTKIFINAHHRADAIADFVDNHQSKKHLEVVFEPVILDTGGAIANLGSQLADDDFFVVNADVLCDFDLSHLMACHKASGALATLLVHDCYRFNTICVDQKTPGPCIVRHFSQAPESGLAFTGIQAISPGIFEYMPPEKIFSSIDVYKKLCCLEKVSALKAEQFYWRDMGTPRDYQQTSREYLAGKIFGIVPSRIQEIDIQALAGDGSDRLWFRARHREKSLILSDHGICLDAAQCNAQPNNGTAQLHAFINIGKHLADKGIAVPQILGHDTISGQVAVADLGSTHLADHIRGMDEKQIIKWYQLVIDALIDFSFKGIEAFDTAWTCQTPSYSKQMILDLECRYFMQAFVNGYFNRKEQFETFTPHFHRIADNALRHAMNGLMHRDCQSKNIMLHNGRPWFIDFQSARPGPIQYDLASLLIDPYVTLSRTVRDQLLNYALEKIGLNVSFDIDAFMHSFRYCCISRNLQMLGAFGFLTQVKNKKQFEKYIPAALKGLECRLKDLNEPGMADFTQFTQSLQGELK; this is encoded by the coding sequence ATGAAAGCCCTGATACTTGCAGCAGGGCTTGGCACAAGATTGCTGCCCTATACACAGCATTTGCCCAAGCCCCTTTTCACCATCAACGGCCGACCGGTTCTCGACTATGCCGTTAAAAATCTTTTAGATGCCGGTTGCACAAAAATTTTTATTAATGCGCACCATCGGGCAGATGCCATTGCAGACTTTGTTGACAATCACCAGTCAAAAAAACATCTGGAAGTGGTGTTTGAGCCTGTAATTCTCGATACCGGCGGGGCCATTGCCAACCTTGGCAGTCAGTTGGCAGATGATGATTTTTTTGTGGTTAATGCAGATGTACTCTGTGATTTTGATCTGTCACACCTGATGGCCTGCCACAAGGCATCCGGTGCCCTTGCCACCCTGCTGGTCCATGACTGCTACCGGTTCAATACCATTTGTGTGGACCAGAAAACGCCAGGGCCCTGCATTGTCAGGCATTTTTCCCAGGCCCCGGAATCCGGTCTTGCGTTCACAGGAATCCAGGCAATATCCCCGGGCATTTTTGAATACATGCCCCCGGAAAAAATATTTTCAAGCATTGATGTATATAAAAAATTATGTTGCCTGGAAAAAGTTTCTGCGCTCAAAGCCGAACAATTTTACTGGCGGGACATGGGCACCCCCCGAGATTACCAACAGACATCCAGGGAATACCTGGCCGGCAAAATTTTTGGTATCGTTCCATCCCGGATTCAAGAGATTGACATCCAGGCCCTGGCCGGGGACGGATCGGACCGTCTCTGGTTCCGCGCCCGGCATCGAGAAAAAAGCCTGATTCTCTCGGACCATGGTATCTGTCTGGATGCGGCCCAATGCAACGCCCAACCCAACAACGGTACAGCCCAGTTGCATGCGTTTATAAATATAGGAAAGCATTTGGCTGACAAGGGTATCGCTGTCCCCCAAATTCTGGGTCATGACACCATTTCAGGTCAGGTGGCCGTGGCAGATCTGGGCAGTACCCATCTGGCAGACCATATCCGGGGAATGGACGAAAAACAGATTATCAAATGGTATCAACTTGTTATTGACGCTTTGATTGATTTTTCGTTCAAAGGAATTGAAGCGTTTGATACGGCCTGGACCTGCCAGACCCCGTCCTACTCAAAGCAAATGATCCTGGATCTGGAATGCCGGTATTTTATGCAGGCCTTTGTAAATGGATATTTTAACCGCAAAGAACAGTTCGAAACCTTTACCCCGCATTTTCACCGTATTGCCGACAATGCACTGCGTCATGCAATGAACGGGCTTATGCACAGGGACTGCCAGTCGAAAAACATTATGCTCCATAACGGGCGTCCCTGGTTCATTGATTTTCAATCCGCACGCCCAGGTCCGATTCAGTATGATCTGGCTTCCCTTTTAATTGACCCCTATGTTACACTGTCCCGGACTGTCCGGGATCAACTGTTAAACTATGCGTTGGAAAAAATCGGCCTTAACGTATCTTTTGATATAGATGCTTTTATGCACTCTTTCAGATACTGCTGTATTTCACGTAACCTTCAGATGCTGGGCGCGTTTGGTTTTTTAACCCAAGTTAAAAACAAGAAGCAATTTGAAAAATATATCCCGGCTGCGTTGAAAGGACTTGAGTGTCGGCTCAAAGACTTAAACGAACCCGGAATGGCCGATTTCACCCAATTTACCCAAAGCCTTCAAGGAGAGTTAAAATGA
- the dapB gene encoding dihydrodipicolinate reductase has protein sequence MNCIPIMISGLPGNVARVMAEAVLQDERFSLVPFSLTGEEITDGQVSVDQTKITLLKPSEREDKINEILESYPGCMCIDYTHPTAVNDNAKFYAAHKIPFVMGTTGGDRQDLERTVKNGPMPAVIAPNMAKQIVGLQAMLEYAANTFPGLFKGFTLQVKESHQQGKADTSGTAKALVACFNQLGIDFDISSIEKIRDPKIQKEDLGVEEQYIEGHAWHTYTIKAPDGSALFELTHNINGRQNYVSGTFDAVVFLKDKIDSNAFEQKLFTMIDVLTAGK, from the coding sequence ATGAATTGTATACCCATCATGATCAGCGGACTTCCCGGCAATGTGGCCCGTGTAATGGCTGAAGCCGTCTTACAGGATGAGCGGTTTAGCCTTGTACCCTTCTCCCTGACCGGGGAGGAAATTACCGATGGCCAGGTGTCTGTGGATCAGACAAAAATAACCCTTTTAAAACCCAGTGAAAGGGAAGATAAGATCAATGAAATTCTTGAATCCTACCCTGGCTGCATGTGTATTGATTACACCCACCCGACAGCGGTAAACGACAATGCAAAATTTTATGCTGCGCATAAAATACCTTTTGTTATGGGCACCACGGGCGGAGACAGGCAAGATCTTGAACGGACGGTAAAAAACGGACCTATGCCTGCGGTCATTGCCCCGAACATGGCCAAACAGATTGTCGGGCTTCAAGCCATGCTTGAATACGCGGCAAACACCTTCCCTGGGCTGTTCAAAGGCTTCACACTTCAGGTCAAAGAGAGCCATCAGCAGGGAAAAGCGGATACATCGGGCACGGCCAAGGCTCTGGTGGCCTGTTTCAATCAACTGGGAATTGATTTCGATATTTCCAGCATTGAAAAAATCAGAGATCCCAAAATCCAGAAAGAAGATTTAGGCGTTGAAGAGCAGTACATAGAGGGGCACGCATGGCATACATATACAATTAAGGCACCGGATGGATCCGCACTGTTTGAACTGACCCATAACATAAACGGACGGCAGAATTATGTTTCAGGCACCTTTGATGCAGTCGTTTTTCTGAAAGACAAAATTGATTCAAACGCCTTTGAGCAAAAACTTTTCACCATGATTGATGTCCTGACCGCCGGAAAGTGA
- a CDS encoding DnaJ domain-containing protein, with protein MSPLVKFILILLGLAYLISPVDAIPELYLPLVGWIDDSLVIFCLYHLIRYGRLPSFLFKKGTKQSSGEKGKGPEAAKKTYRTAGPNGSNATGQSTKKNASDRTSTFKSPYDILGVDDSSSWSEIQTAYKNKAKQYHPDKLSHLGEEFSNLANEKFLEIQQAYTKLKSIYNR; from the coding sequence ATGTCCCCTCTGGTTAAATTTATACTGATTCTTCTGGGCCTGGCCTATCTAATTTCACCTGTAGATGCGATTCCCGAACTGTATTTGCCCTTGGTGGGATGGATAGATGACAGCCTGGTTATTTTTTGTCTGTATCATCTGATCAGATATGGCCGGCTGCCCTCCTTTTTATTTAAAAAAGGCACTAAACAATCGTCTGGGGAAAAAGGAAAAGGCCCTGAAGCGGCCAAAAAAACATATAGAACAGCTGGACCAAACGGTTCCAATGCAACAGGGCAATCAACAAAAAAGAACGCGTCAGATAGAACCAGTACTTTTAAATCTCCATATGATATCCTTGGTGTGGACGATTCTTCGTCCTGGTCTGAAATTCAAACTGCATATAAAAACAAGGCCAAGCAATACCACCCGGATAAACTGTCCCACCTGGGTGAAGAGTTTTCAAACCTTGCTAATGAAAAGTTCTTGGAAATTCAGCAGGCATATACAAAGCTCAAATCCATTTATAACCGGTAG
- a CDS encoding rhodanese-like domain-containing protein, whose product MKKISLIVLTCLLVFGTSAFGGYYRYQIKVDHEGGNVTPSQAHEMVKRDPAHTFIIDTRTRAEHQFVGHPVGAYNIPLKFWNGQLGEKGYGLTTNSGFSNDLLERFNPATDKLIFMCRSGKRSCLGCTAAIKAGWNPKDICNMLGGFEGDKIENKTSIYNGQRKLGGWKNEGLPWTYHVDNKLVYKADFDKANLAQQ is encoded by the coding sequence ATGAAAAAGATATCTTTAATCGTATTAACATGCTTGTTAGTTTTCGGTACTTCAGCTTTTGGAGGATATTATAGGTATCAAATAAAAGTTGATCATGAAGGAGGCAATGTCACTCCTTCTCAGGCGCATGAAATGGTAAAAAGAGATCCTGCGCATACATTTATTATTGATACACGGACAAGAGCTGAACATCAATTTGTCGGCCATCCCGTAGGTGCATATAATATTCCATTAAAATTCTGGAATGGGCAGTTAGGAGAAAAAGGGTATGGTTTGACAACCAACTCTGGCTTTAGCAATGATTTGCTCGAACGATTCAATCCTGCGACAGATAAATTGATATTTATGTGTCGCAGTGGAAAAAGAAGTTGTCTTGGATGTACGGCAGCGATTAAAGCAGGTTGGAACCCTAAAGATATTTGCAATATGCTCGGTGGTTTCGAAGGGGATAAAATAGAAAATAAAACCAGTATATATAATGGTCAACGAAAACTTGGCGGTTGGAAAAACGAAGGATTACCCTGGACTTACCATGTTGATAATAAATTAGTTTATAAAGCAGATTTTGATAAAGCAAATCTTGCACAGCAATAG
- a CDS encoding DsrE family protein, which yields MANFLFVLSKDDNEAATRCFQFAKIAHSKGYHVDMFFIDSGVMWANKDRDLSIKTDTGDCPADYLPYLVENEVTTGICTPCAKNRGLDEAGFFTNMQLDGGPHLIDMAAEAKVFNF from the coding sequence ATGGCTAATTTTTTGTTTGTTCTCAGCAAGGATGATAATGAGGCTGCTACACGATGCTTTCAGTTTGCAAAAATTGCGCATTCAAAGGGGTATCATGTGGATATGTTTTTCATTGACAGCGGTGTCATGTGGGCCAATAAAGACAGGGATTTGTCCATCAAAACCGACACAGGAGATTGCCCGGCGGATTACCTTCCCTATCTTGTAGAAAATGAAGTCACCACAGGTATTTGTACCCCGTGCGCGAAAAACCGCGGCCTTGATGAAGCTGGTTTCTTCACCAATATGCAGTTGGACGGCGGCCCCCATCTTATTGATATGGCTGCGGAGGCAAAGGTATTTAACTTCTAA
- a CDS encoding outer membrane protein transport protein gives MVRKWFLIVLILGTAVPASGGGIDNKQNFSSAYAGSLSRNAATDGADAAAYNPAGLMHLKNGTYLEVDILPFIFDYDHEFNGETQTANTKLIAPMAFGVHKRDKWALWGAFTINGGGGETEYENGNIITRTVENLMYAGAFNPAIEPGGTLSQPYAYAKSYDYTFTTGVSYALHPMVSVAAGVRYVRTDKEVDLHGTYKGDYILAKYDQEADGFGGVFGIDIHPSDKLNIGIRYESQVNLDWDTETNGSNPFGLILLNAFGREDGQSYARDLPAVLALGLEWKILPKLTLKPSFSLYFETDADWDTQNYAVDGNSFDLALALQYDVNAAWSLTAGYLYIDVDMKPENFGIIEQMSPPLDCHAFAVGARYRMTEKITLILGLSGYFYEDATAAADLSTGRPEVTYAKTLYQGGIGIQFRL, from the coding sequence ATGGTGAGAAAATGGTTTTTGATCGTATTGATTTTAGGAACGGCCGTTCCTGCGTCCGGCGGTGGTATTGACAACAAGCAAAACTTTTCATCGGCATATGCGGGTAGCCTCAGCCGCAATGCCGCCACAGACGGTGCGGATGCCGCCGCATATAACCCTGCCGGCTTGATGCACCTTAAAAACGGGACCTACCTGGAAGTCGATATTTTGCCTTTTATCTTTGATTATGACCATGAATTCAACGGGGAAACCCAAACCGCCAATACCAAACTGATCGCCCCCATGGCCTTCGGGGTCCACAAACGGGACAAATGGGCCTTATGGGGGGCGTTTACCATTAACGGCGGCGGCGGAGAGACCGAATACGAAAACGGCAACATCATTACCAGAACCGTTGAAAATCTAATGTACGCCGGTGCGTTCAACCCGGCCATTGAGCCAGGCGGAACGCTTTCCCAACCCTATGCCTACGCTAAAAGCTATGATTACACCTTTACCACAGGCGTCTCGTACGCTCTTCACCCTATGGTCTCCGTTGCCGCCGGGGTCAGGTACGTGAGAACCGACAAGGAAGTGGATCTGCACGGAACCTACAAAGGCGATTATATCCTGGCCAAATACGATCAGGAAGCGGACGGTTTCGGCGGGGTGTTCGGTATCGACATCCACCCGTCGGACAAGCTCAATATCGGTATCCGGTATGAATCGCAGGTCAACCTGGACTGGGACACTGAAACAAACGGATCAAATCCGTTCGGCCTGATCCTTCTCAATGCCTTTGGTCGGGAGGACGGCCAAAGCTATGCCAGGGATCTTCCGGCCGTACTGGCCCTCGGCCTTGAATGGAAAATCCTTCCTAAGCTCACGCTCAAACCCTCATTTTCCCTCTACTTTGAAACGGATGCGGATTGGGATACCCAAAATTACGCCGTGGACGGCAACTCCTTTGATCTGGCCCTGGCCCTTCAATACGATGTCAACGCTGCCTGGTCCCTGACAGCGGGGTATCTTTATATTGACGTGGACATGAAACCTGAAAACTTCGGCATCATTGAGCAGATGAGTCCGCCTCTGGACTGCCATGCCTTTGCCGTCGGCGCAAGGTACAGGATGACCGAAAAAATCACCTTGATCCTGGGCCTTTCCGGGTATTTTTATGAGGATGCTACCGCTGCTGCAGACCTTTCCACTGGACGCCCGGAAGTCACCTACGCCAAGACCCTGTATCAAGGAGGTATCGGTATCCAGTTTCGACTATAA
- the gap gene encoding type I glyceraldehyde-3-phosphate dehydrogenase, whose translation MMLKVAINGFGRIGRLSFRKLFGDDRFEIVAVNDLTDPKMLAHLLKYDSVQGRYSGHTVEYDGEALIIDGKKIPVYKDADPKNLPWGSLGVDIVLECTGFFCSKTKSQAHIDAGAKRVLVSAPAGNDLPTIVYGVNHHILKGDELVVSGASCTTNCLAPMAKALNEYRELRTGFMTTIHAYTGDQMILDGPHRKGDFRRARAGAINIVPNSTGAAKAIGLVIPELDGKLIGSAQRVPVPSGSITILDATLKDETETVSVEGINEAMQNAANESFGYSDEELVSSDIIGTSYGSLFDSTQTLAQRCGTKIYEVRVVSWYDNEMGYVYQLIRTLALMGNLMSS comes from the coding sequence ATTATGCTTAAAGTTGCGATTAATGGTTTTGGAAGAATAGGACGGCTTTCTTTCCGGAAACTTTTTGGAGATGACCGGTTTGAAATCGTAGCGGTGAACGATTTGACAGACCCTAAAATGCTGGCACATCTTCTCAAGTATGACAGTGTTCAGGGTCGTTATTCAGGCCATACCGTCGAGTACGATGGAGAAGCGCTCATTATTGACGGCAAAAAAATCCCGGTGTACAAAGATGCCGACCCCAAAAATCTGCCCTGGGGCAGCCTTGGGGTGGACATTGTTCTTGAGTGCACCGGATTTTTCTGCTCAAAGACCAAAAGCCAGGCACATATTGATGCCGGTGCCAAAAGGGTTCTGGTTTCCGCCCCGGCAGGCAATGACCTGCCGACCATTGTTTATGGTGTAAATCATCATATACTTAAAGGCGATGAACTTGTGGTTTCCGGTGCGTCATGCACAACCAACTGCCTTGCCCCCATGGCAAAGGCGCTGAATGAGTATCGTGAATTAAGAACCGGCTTTATGACAACAATCCATGCATACACGGGCGACCAGATGATTCTTGACGGCCCGCACCGCAAAGGTGACTTCCGTCGTGCAAGGGCCGGTGCAATCAACATCGTCCCCAATTCAACCGGTGCTGCAAAGGCCATTGGTCTTGTCATCCCCGAGCTTGACGGCAAACTGATCGGTTCGGCGCAGCGCGTTCCGGTTCCTTCGGGTTCCATCACCATTCTTGACGCAACCTTAAAGGATGAAACCGAAACCGTATCTGTTGAAGGCATTAATGAAGCCATGCAAAACGCAGCGAATGAATCCTTTGGATATTCTGACGAGGAACTGGTGTCAAGCGATATAATCGGCACGAGCTATGGGTCTCTTTTTGATTCCACGCAAACACTTGCCCAGCGGTGTGGAACCAAAATTTATGAAGTCAGGGTGGTATCCTGGTATGACAATGAGATGGGCTATGTCTACCAGCTTATCAGAACATTGGCCCTTATGGGTAACCTAATGTCTTCCTAA
- a CDS encoding ammonium transporter — protein MLNKQLISFGFVIFGTPLAAMAGDGTVIDSGNTSWMLISTALVLLMLPGLAMFYGGLVRAKNVLGTMMHTFVAMAVIGVLWVVCGYALTFGESIMGGFVGWNSDFFFLKGIDEAVTDGIPEYIIAMFQGKFAIITPALISGALAERIYLRGYILFISLWFLVVYTPLCHWVWAPDGWLYNAGAAGVIDLAGGLVIHVSAGISALVAAIYLGPRLGHPKIATPPNNLTMTLIGAGLLWVGWFGFNAGSTLQSGLDSCRALTMTQISAASGALVWLCIEGIIYRKASALGFASGTLAGLVVITPAAAVVQPLGALFLGAASTVVCFYALQVKIKLGYDDTLDCFGIHGVGSGLGVILLSFFIRDSWMASASEAAGRTWTVFDQLFIQLKGLGATILLAGVATIILCVIVEKTVGFRLDEESEYRGLDQSLHGERGYDFSS, from the coding sequence ATGTTAAACAAGCAGCTTATTTCTTTCGGTTTTGTAATTTTTGGTACTCCGCTGGCTGCAATGGCTGGAGACGGTACGGTAATTGACAGCGGCAACACAAGCTGGATGCTGATTTCAACGGCCCTGGTTCTGCTCATGCTGCCGGGTTTGGCTATGTTTTACGGCGGTCTGGTACGGGCTAAAAATGTTCTGGGTACCATGATGCATACCTTTGTGGCCATGGCGGTTATCGGTGTACTCTGGGTGGTCTGCGGTTATGCATTGACTTTTGGCGAGAGCATTATGGGCGGATTTGTTGGATGGAACAGTGATTTCTTTTTTCTCAAGGGGATTGATGAAGCCGTGACCGACGGGATTCCGGAATATATCATTGCCATGTTCCAAGGTAAATTTGCCATCATCACGCCGGCCTTGATCAGCGGGGCCTTGGCAGAGCGGATTTATTTAAGGGGATATATCCTGTTTATTTCCCTATGGTTTCTGGTGGTTTATACGCCACTGTGCCACTGGGTATGGGCACCGGACGGCTGGTTGTATAATGCCGGTGCCGCCGGGGTGATTGACCTGGCCGGAGGATTGGTCATTCATGTGTCGGCCGGTATCAGTGCCCTGGTGGCGGCCATCTATCTTGGGCCCCGGCTGGGACATCCCAAAATTGCCACCCCACCCAACAATCTGACCATGACCCTCATCGGTGCCGGGCTTCTGTGGGTCGGCTGGTTTGGTTTTAACGCCGGCTCCACCCTTCAGAGCGGGCTGGATTCGTGCAGAGCCCTGACCATGACCCAGATTTCTGCGGCCAGTGGGGCGCTGGTCTGGCTGTGCATCGAAGGAATTATCTACCGGAAAGCATCTGCCCTTGGTTTTGCCTCCGGCACCCTGGCCGGCCTGGTGGTGATCACCCCGGCAGCCGCAGTGGTCCAGCCCCTGGGCGCTCTATTCCTGGGAGCAGCGTCTACCGTGGTCTGTTTTTATGCGCTTCAAGTCAAAATAAAGCTGGGGTATGATGATACACTGGACTGTTTCGGAATTCACGGTGTAGGTAGCGGGCTTGGAGTCATTCTGCTTAGTTTTTTCATCCGCGATTCCTGGATGGCATCAGCCAGTGAAGCAGCCGGACGGACCTGGACGGTCTTTGATCAGTTGTTCATACAGCTCAAAGGATTGGGAGCGACTATACTGCTCGCAGGCGTCGCAACCATTATTTTGTGCGTTATTGTGGAAAAAACCGTGGGCTTCAGACTGGATGAAGAAAGTGAGTACAGGGGGCTTGACCAGTCACTTCACGGCGAACGCGGGTATGATTTCTCATCCTGA
- a CDS encoding BrnA antitoxin family protein → MKKKIPEFTSEAEERKFWQENDSSEYMDWSDAENVVFSKLKPSTRKISIRLPESMIEDLKVLANKKDVPYQSLLKIFLSERIDSEMRY, encoded by the coding sequence ATGAAAAAGAAAATACCTGAATTCACCAGTGAAGCCGAAGAACGCAAATTTTGGCAAGAAAACGATTCTTCAGAATATATGGATTGGTCTGATGCAGAGAATGTTGTTTTTTCGAAGTTAAAGCCTTCAACTCGAAAAATTTCTATCCGGTTACCTGAATCGATGATCGAAGATTTAAAAGTATTGGCAAACAAAAAGGATGTTCCTTATCAGTCTCTTTTAAAGATTTTTCTTTCGGAACGTATCGATTCTGAAATGCGTTACTAA